One Candidatus Schekmanbacteria bacterium DNA segment encodes these proteins:
- a CDS encoding DEAD/DEAH box helicase: protein MKILGFNDITLSREIRKAIEDMGFEEATPIQAQSIPILLQGKDVIGQAQTGTGKTAAFGIPILEMVESESKKTQAIILCPTRELAVQVAEEMKKIARYKKGIEILPIYGGQPIDRQIKGLKRGVQIIIGTPGRVMDHMERRTLKMENVKIVVLDEADEMLDMGFREDIETILKKVPTERQTVLFSATMPKSILDLTHRFQKNPQFIKVVHKELTVPSIEQFYLEVKEHSKAEILARLIDAYNLKLSLVFCNTKRKVDELAGSLQARGYSAEGLHGDMNQSQRDRVMAKFRKGIVEILVATDVAARGIDVEDIEAVFNYDVPQDEEYYVHRIGRTGRAGKTGRAFTLAVGRDTYKIRDIQKYANTKIKSLKVPSVTDVEERKTGKLLEQVKNTINEGHLGKYVHLVEGLLEEDYTSLDVAAGLLKVLMGEENKEKPRPSSREEKFGDTGASHGMVRLFINAGKNQKVRPGDILGSIAGETGIPGEEVGAIDIYDKFSFVEVPEEYANDVISGMKGKQIKGIKISIEPAGKK, encoded by the coding sequence ATGAAAATTTTAGGATTCAATGACATCACTCTTTCGCGGGAAATAAGAAAAGCCATTGAAGATATGGGGTTTGAAGAGGCTACACCAATCCAGGCGCAATCAATCCCAATTCTTCTTCAAGGAAAAGATGTCATAGGCCAGGCGCAGACCGGCACCGGCAAGACCGCTGCCTTCGGAATACCGATATTGGAGATGGTTGAATCTGAATCAAAAAAAACACAGGCTATCATACTCTGTCCGACCAGGGAATTGGCAGTCCAGGTTGCGGAAGAAATGAAAAAGATAGCACGTTATAAAAAAGGGATCGAGATTCTTCCTATCTATGGCGGCCAGCCTATAGACCGCCAGATAAAGGGATTAAAGAGAGGCGTGCAGATAATTATCGGGACTCCGGGGCGAGTCATGGACCATATGGAGCGCCGCACCCTCAAAATGGAGAACGTTAAGATAGTCGTCCTTGATGAAGCTGATGAGATGCTCGACATGGGATTCAGGGAAGACATAGAAACAATACTTAAAAAAGTGCCTACTGAAAGACAGACGGTTCTTTTCTCTGCAACCATGCCAAAGTCTATCCTCGATTTAACACACAGATTTCAAAAGAACCCGCAGTTCATCAAGGTTGTGCACAAAGAACTGACTGTACCGAGCATAGAGCAGTTCTACCTTGAGGTAAAAGAGCATTCAAAGGCTGAAATACTTGCACGTCTCATTGATGCCTATAATCTCAAGCTTTCTCTCGTATTCTGCAACACCAAGAGAAAGGTGGATGAACTAGCAGGAAGTCTCCAGGCAAGGGGTTATTCGGCAGAGGGTCTCCACGGTGACATGAACCAGTCTCAAAGGGACAGGGTTATGGCCAAATTCAGAAAAGGGATTGTTGAAATCCTCGTTGCAACTGACGTGGCAGCACGCGGGATTGATGTGGAAGACATAGAAGCGGTCTTCAACTACGATGTGCCGCAGGATGAAGAATATTATGTACACAGGATAGGGAGAACAGGACGCGCAGGAAAAACAGGGCGCGCATTCACATTGGCTGTGGGGAGAGACACTTATAAGATAAGAGACATACAGAAGTACGCAAACACCAAGATAAAGTCCTTAAAGGTCCCGTCAGTGACCGATGTGGAAGAAAGAAAAACCGGCAAATTGCTTGAGCAGGTAAAAAATACAATCAACGAAGGTCATCTTGGGAAATATGTCCATTTAGTAGAAGGGCTTCTGGAGGAGGACTACACTTCTCTTGATGTTGCAGCAGGCCTGCTTAAAGTTCTTATGGGTGAAGAAAACAAAGAAAAACCACGTCCATCATCGCGGGAAGAAAAATTTGGTGATACAGGAGCTTCTCATGGAATGGTTAGGCTCTTTATAAATGCAGGCAAAAACCAGAAGGTACGGCCAGGTGATATTTTAGGAAGCATTGCAGGCGAAACAGGAATCCCCGGAGAAGAAGTGGGTGCAATTGATATCTACGATAAATTTTCCTTTGTCGAAGTTCCTGAAGAATACGCAAATGATGTAATCTCAGGCATGAAAGGGAAACAGATAAAGGGTATAAAAATCAGCATTGAACCAGCGGGAAAAAAATAG
- a CDS encoding MFS transporter has translation MSSEKQTVVLGIPFRENVTKTNVVILFAMSFIGMFLNMLPVALQPLYLQEVIGISRQHLGKINASLSVIVEIMIILLVGAIGVFSDKVGRKKLLVTGLIFGGIFIVCFGSSHIVAEKLGIEQQLIPVYVFRTLIGFSLLFVWPQVQSLITDYTYTTGRGKAMALMGFMFVLAALFINSFVVRLPKSIGLQPVFLLTFAIGIVASIVSMFGLVDIIEVKKKEKVAWQQIFGIVKNSPCLRITFSAAFASRADVIILGMFTMVWVIKVAKEFGRTPMQAMAEGGLTIAMASIIGLLCYPAWGYLVEKWGRLKILILGLTLAGSGFMLLFFVNNPFSIWMKLCIIIFALGVNGAGVGSSTLTSDIAPRNLIGSLLGGYHTAAALGIMFFLQAGGFLFDHMGHSMPYVLNGAANLLVAIYALITWKKASTEEKDYLAKKSH, from the coding sequence ATGTCTTCAGAAAAGCAAACTGTAGTCTTGGGAATCCCGTTTAGAGAGAACGTGACAAAGACAAATGTTGTTATTCTTTTTGCTATGTCTTTCATTGGAATGTTCTTGAATATGCTTCCTGTAGCGTTGCAGCCACTTTACCTTCAGGAGGTAATTGGTATAAGCAGACAGCATCTTGGTAAGATCAATGCCTCCCTTTCAGTAATTGTGGAAATAATGATTATTTTACTGGTCGGAGCAATAGGTGTTTTTTCAGATAAAGTTGGCAGGAAAAAGCTTCTTGTTACAGGTTTGATTTTTGGCGGAATATTTATAGTATGCTTTGGTTCATCTCATATTGTGGCGGAGAAACTTGGAATAGAACAGCAGCTTATACCTGTTTATGTATTCAGGACTCTTATAGGTTTTTCGCTGTTATTTGTCTGGCCACAGGTACAGTCTCTTATTACTGATTATACATACACAACAGGTCGGGGAAAAGCAATGGCGCTTATGGGTTTTATGTTTGTATTGGCAGCGCTATTTATCAATTCTTTTGTAGTGCGTCTTCCCAAGAGCATAGGTTTGCAGCCTGTATTTTTGTTAACATTTGCTATTGGAATTGTCGCGTCAATAGTTTCTATGTTTGGTCTTGTTGATATTATAGAGGTGAAGAAAAAGGAAAAGGTTGCCTGGCAACAAATATTCGGAATAGTTAAAAACAGCCCCTGTCTTAGAATAACATTTTCTGCTGCGTTTGCGTCAAGAGCTGATGTAATTATACTTGGAATGTTCACAATGGTCTGGGTTATAAAGGTTGCAAAAGAATTCGGAAGGACACCTATGCAGGCAATGGCGGAAGGCGGACTTACTATTGCCATGGCAAGCATAATAGGTCTTCTTTGTTATCCTGCCTGGGGTTATCTTGTAGAAAAATGGGGAAGATTAAAAATCCTCATATTAGGGCTTACTCTGGCAGGGTCAGGTTTTATGCTATTATTTTTTGTTAATAATCCTTTTTCAATATGGATGAAGCTATGTATTATTATATTTGCTCTTGGTGTTAATGGTGCCGGTGTCGGGTCTTCTACATTGACTTCTGACATTGCTCCGAGAAATCTTATAGGCTCATTGCTCGGAGGTTATCATACAGCCGCAGCTTTAGGTATAATGTTCTTTCTTCAAGCTGGTGGATTTCTCTTTGACCATATGGGTCACTCAATGCCATATGTACTTAATGGAGCTGCAAATCTGCTTGTAGCAATTTATGCGTTGATAACCTGGAAAAAAGCCTCTACTGAGGAAAAAGACTATCTGGCTAAGAAATCCCATTGA